The Achromobacter pestifer genome includes a region encoding these proteins:
- a CDS encoding potassium transporter Kup, producing MSQGSASVPSSSNGQALGGHAPSSRAALIMGALGVVYGDIGTSPLYTLRACLTGLSVHTDLEPAHLLGVLSILFWMLMVVVSFKYVTLILRADNRGEGGTLALLELAVRGREGKLRWVLIVLGIFGAALFYGDSMITPAISVLSALEGIGIVSHQLDAWVVPLALVVLIALFAIQSHGTGAMGKLFGPVMLLWFGTLAALGGWQIWQTPEVLRALNPMWGLRFIIEFPWISFVLLGAVVLALTGAEALYADMGHFGRPAIRRAWFSMVLPALTLCYFGQGALLLRDPTAIRNPFFMMAPEWGLAPLVALATIATIVASQAVISGAYSVTRQAVQLGFWPRMQILHTSAVEKGQIYLPQVNALLLCAVLILVLLFRNSDNLAAAYGFAVTGTMLTTSVLAFAVLPRGSTGVKRVLWLVALGLLLLFDVLLFSANVFKIHEGGWLPLLVAIVVFTLMMTWRRGRRLLSEMQQRDRQPLKEFMSQLEEYPPSRVPGTAIFMTMNSGNVPPALLHNLKHNKVLHDHVLFLTILVADVPYVSEEERFSVNKLSASSWQATINYGFKEDPDVPEALRLVAEAYPEIDLEPMRTSYFLSRQTVVAAKKPALLRWRRAVFSFMARNSTRSTKFFKIPANRVVEMGMQVEL from the coding sequence ATGAGCCAAGGTTCGGCCAGCGTTCCTTCGTCGTCCAACGGGCAAGCACTCGGCGGGCACGCGCCGTCTTCGCGGGCCGCCCTCATCATGGGGGCGCTGGGCGTGGTGTACGGCGATATCGGCACCAGCCCCTTGTATACGCTGCGGGCGTGTCTGACAGGTCTGAGCGTGCATACCGACCTGGAGCCTGCCCACTTGCTGGGCGTGCTGTCCATCCTGTTCTGGATGCTGATGGTGGTGGTGTCGTTCAAATACGTGACGCTGATTCTGCGCGCGGATAACCGCGGCGAGGGCGGCACGCTGGCCTTGCTGGAATTGGCGGTGCGCGGGCGCGAAGGCAAGCTGCGTTGGGTGCTGATCGTGCTGGGGATCTTTGGCGCGGCGCTGTTTTATGGCGACAGCATGATCACGCCAGCGATCTCGGTGCTGTCGGCGCTGGAAGGGATAGGCATCGTGTCGCATCAGCTGGACGCCTGGGTCGTGCCGCTGGCGCTGGTGGTGCTGATTGCGCTGTTCGCGATCCAGTCGCATGGCACGGGCGCCATGGGCAAGCTGTTCGGTCCGGTGATGCTGCTGTGGTTCGGTACGCTGGCTGCGCTGGGCGGCTGGCAGATATGGCAGACCCCGGAAGTGCTGCGGGCGCTCAATCCGATGTGGGGCCTGCGTTTCATCATCGAGTTTCCGTGGATCAGTTTCGTGCTGCTGGGCGCGGTGGTGCTGGCCCTGACGGGCGCCGAGGCGTTGTATGCCGACATGGGCCACTTCGGCCGTCCGGCGATCCGCCGCGCCTGGTTCAGCATGGTGCTGCCGGCCTTGACGCTGTGCTATTTCGGCCAGGGCGCGCTGCTGTTGCGCGATCCGACGGCGATACGCAACCCGTTCTTCATGATGGCGCCGGAATGGGGGCTGGCTCCACTGGTGGCGCTGGCCACCATCGCGACCATCGTGGCGTCGCAGGCGGTGATATCGGGCGCGTACTCGGTCACCCGCCAGGCGGTGCAACTGGGCTTCTGGCCGCGCATGCAGATCCTGCATACCTCGGCCGTCGAGAAGGGCCAGATCTATCTGCCGCAGGTCAACGCGCTGCTGCTGTGCGCGGTGCTGATCCTGGTGCTGCTGTTCCGCAATTCGGACAATTTGGCCGCTGCGTATGGCTTCGCGGTTACGGGCACGATGCTCACGACGTCGGTGCTGGCGTTCGCGGTGCTGCCGCGCGGCTCGACCGGGGTGAAGCGTGTCTTGTGGCTGGTGGCGCTGGGCTTGTTGCTGCTGTTCGATGTGCTGCTGTTCTCGGCCAATGTGTTCAAGATCCACGAGGGCGGCTGGTTGCCGCTGCTGGTGGCCATCGTGGTGTTCACGCTGATGATGACCTGGCGCCGCGGCCGCCGGCTGCTGTCCGAGATGCAGCAGCGGGACCGCCAGCCGCTCAAGGAATTCATGTCGCAGCTCGAAGAGTATCCGCCGTCGCGGGTGCCGGGCACCGCCATCTTCATGACGATGAACTCGGGCAATGTGCCGCCGGCGCTGCTGCATAACTTGAAGCACAACAAGGTGCTGCACGATCATGTGCTGTTCCTGACGATCCTGGTGGCGGATGTGCCCTATGTCTCGGAAGAGGAACGCTTCTCCGTGAACAAGCTGTCGGCGTCGAGCTGGCAGGCGACGATCAACTACGGCTTCAAGGAAGATCCGGACGTGCCGGAGGCGCTGCGGCTGGTGGCCGAGGCGTATCCGGAGATCGATCTGGAGCCGATGCGGACTTCCTACTTCCTGTCGCGGCAGACCGTGGTGGCGGCGAAGAAGCCGGCGTTGTTGCGCTGGCGGCGGGCGGTGTTTTCGTTCATGGCTCGGAACTCTACGCGGAGTACGAAGTTCTTCAAGATTCCGGCTAATCGGGTGGTGGAGATGGGGATGCAGGTGGAGCTTTAG
- the argG gene encoding argininosuccinate synthase has protein sequence MTTILPNLPTGQKVGIAFSGGLDTSAALLWMRNNGAIPYAYTANLGQPDESDYDEIPRKAMAYGAEKARLIDCRAQMVAEGIAALQSGAFHISTAGITYFNTTPIGRAVTGTMLVAAMKEDDVNIWGDGSTFKGNDIERFYRYGLLTNPDLKIYKPWLDQRFIDELGGRSEMSEYMRQAGFDYKMSAEKAYSTDSNLLGATHEAKDLEHLNSGIRIVKPIMGVAFWRDDVAVKAEEVTVRFEEGHPVALNGVEYSDPVELMLEANRIGGRHGLGMSDQIENRIIEAKSRGIYEAPGLALLFIAYERLVTGIHNEDTIEQYRESGRKLGRLLYQGRWFDPQAIMLREAAQRWVARAITGEVTVELRRGNDYSLLNTESPNLTYAPERLSMEKVENAPFTPADRIGQLTMRNLDIVDTRSKLFTYVKTGLLASSGSSLPQLSDDGKKK, from the coding sequence ATGACCACTATCCTCCCGAACCTTCCCACCGGCCAGAAGGTCGGCATCGCCTTCTCCGGCGGCCTCGACACCAGCGCAGCGCTCCTGTGGATGCGCAACAACGGCGCCATCCCCTACGCCTACACCGCGAACCTGGGCCAGCCCGACGAGTCCGACTACGACGAGATCCCGCGCAAGGCCATGGCCTACGGCGCCGAAAAGGCCCGCCTGATCGACTGCCGCGCGCAGATGGTGGCCGAAGGCATCGCCGCCCTGCAATCCGGCGCGTTCCACATCTCGACCGCCGGCATCACCTACTTCAACACCACCCCCATCGGCCGCGCAGTGACCGGCACGATGCTGGTGGCCGCCATGAAGGAAGACGACGTCAACATCTGGGGCGACGGCAGCACCTTCAAGGGCAACGACATCGAGCGCTTCTACCGCTACGGTCTGCTGACCAACCCGGACCTGAAGATCTACAAGCCCTGGCTGGACCAGCGCTTCATCGACGAACTCGGCGGCCGTTCCGAAATGTCGGAATACATGCGCCAAGCCGGCTTCGACTACAAGATGTCGGCTGAAAAGGCCTACTCCACCGACTCCAACCTGCTGGGCGCCACCCACGAAGCCAAGGACCTGGAGCACCTGAACTCCGGCATCCGCATCGTCAAGCCCATCATGGGCGTCGCGTTCTGGCGCGACGACGTCGCCGTCAAGGCCGAGGAAGTCACCGTCCGCTTCGAGGAAGGCCATCCGGTCGCCCTGAACGGCGTGGAATACAGCGACCCCGTCGAACTGATGCTCGAAGCCAACCGCATCGGCGGCCGCCACGGCCTGGGCATGAGCGACCAGATCGAAAACCGCATCATCGAAGCCAAGAGCCGCGGCATCTACGAAGCCCCGGGCCTGGCCCTGCTGTTCATCGCCTACGAGCGCCTGGTCACCGGCATCCACAACGAAGACACCATCGAGCAGTACCGCGAAAGCGGCCGCAAGCTGGGCCGCCTGCTGTACCAGGGCCGCTGGTTCGACCCGCAAGCCATCATGCTGCGCGAAGCCGCCCAACGCTGGGTCGCCCGCGCCATCACCGGCGAGGTCACCGTCGAACTGCGCCGCGGCAACGACTACTCGCTGCTGAACACCGAGTCGCCCAACCTGACCTACGCGCCCGAGCGCCTGTCCATGGAAAAGGTCGAAAACGCCCCGTTCACCCCCGCGGACCGCATCGGCCAACTCACCATGCGCAACCTCGACATCGTCGACACTCGCAGCAAGCTCTTCACCTACGTGAAGACCGGCCTGCTCGCCTCCTCCGGCAGCTCGCTGCCCCAGCTGAGCGACGACGGCAAGAAGAAGTAA